A single region of the Devosia sp. FJ2-5-3 genome encodes:
- a CDS encoding LysR family transcriptional regulator: MTAPLDLDQLQSFCAIADCGSFTEAARRVNKTQSAVSMQIKRLEERLGQILLLRDGRSVSLTHHGEVLYERARKMLRTNAEILDHFSEGDLAGSIRFGVPDDYAVRLLPVILSSFQRTHPKIAVDVSCMASELLLEGMRAGRYDLIVFTQGTGHNFGELFRTEKMFWVSSHGGRALASEPLAIACGPNCCIWRKDALEALERTGKDYRVAYTSSNATAISSAVLSDLAVGFLPESALQPGMRVVSEEHGLPTLGDAQIALMRSSHAYGGIYDALANHIVQSMGNLEQMDTAVAAE; encoded by the coding sequence ATGACTGCCCCGCTCGATCTCGACCAATTGCAGAGCTTTTGCGCAATTGCCGACTGTGGAAGCTTTACCGAGGCTGCGCGCCGCGTGAACAAGACGCAGTCCGCTGTCTCCATGCAGATCAAGCGGCTGGAAGAGCGGCTTGGCCAAATCCTGCTTCTGCGCGACGGACGCAGCGTTTCCCTGACTCATCATGGAGAAGTGCTCTACGAGCGCGCCCGCAAAATGCTGCGCACCAATGCCGAGATCCTCGATCATTTCTCCGAGGGGGACCTTGCCGGGTCGATCCGGTTTGGCGTGCCCGACGATTATGCCGTGCGTTTGCTACCGGTGATCCTGTCGAGCTTCCAGCGCACACACCCAAAGATTGCCGTGGATGTCTCCTGCATGGCCTCGGAACTGCTGCTGGAGGGCATGCGGGCCGGACGCTACGACCTGATCGTCTTCACCCAGGGCACGGGGCACAATTTCGGCGAACTGTTCCGCACCGAAAAGATGTTCTGGGTGTCGAGCCATGGCGGTCGTGCGCTCGCCAGCGAACCGCTGGCCATTGCCTGCGGGCCCAATTGCTGCATCTGGCGCAAGGACGCCCTCGAGGCCCTGGAGCGGACCGGCAAGGACTACCGCGTCGCCTACACGTCTTCGAACGCCACGGCCATCTCCTCGGCCGTGCTGTCCGATCTGGCCGTCGGGTTCCTGCCGGAAAGCGCTCTCCAACCCGGCATGCGGGTTGTTTCGGAGGAACATGGTTTGCCCACGCTCGGGGACGCACAGATCGCCCTGATGCGCTCCAGCCACGCCTATGGAGGTATCTACGACGCCCTGGCCAATCACATCG